One segment of Panthera uncia isolate 11264 chromosome A3 unlocalized genomic scaffold, Puncia_PCG_1.0 HiC_scaffold_12, whole genome shotgun sequence DNA contains the following:
- the TMSB10 gene encoding thymosin beta-10 has product MADKPDMGEIASFDKAKLKKTETQEKNTLPTKETIEQEKRSEIS; this is encoded by the exons ATGGCAGACAAGCCAGACATGGGGGAAATCGCCAGCTTCGATAAGGCCAAGCTGAAGAAAACGGAGACGCAGGAGAAGAACACCCTGCCGACCAAAGAGA CCATTGAGCAGGAGAAGCGGAGCGAAATTTCCTAA